From Actinosynnema mirum DSM 43827, a single genomic window includes:
- the msrB gene encoding peptide-methionine (R)-S-oxide reductase MsrB: MEPVTGTTPKVVHSELEWREILTPKEYAVLREAGTEPAWVGEYTDTKSEGVYDCRACGAELFRSDTKFDSHCGWPSFFSPLAADRVILREDRALGMVRTEVLCSACHSHLGHVFEGEGYATPTDQRYCINSISLRLVEKPSV, from the coding sequence ATGGAACCTGTCACCGGCACCACCCCGAAGGTGGTCCACTCCGAGCTGGAGTGGCGGGAGATCCTGACCCCGAAGGAGTACGCGGTGCTGCGCGAGGCAGGCACCGAACCCGCGTGGGTCGGGGAGTACACCGACACCAAGTCCGAGGGCGTGTACGACTGCCGGGCGTGCGGCGCGGAGCTCTTCCGCAGCGACACCAAGTTCGACTCGCACTGCGGCTGGCCCTCGTTCTTCTCGCCGCTCGCGGCGGACCGCGTCATCCTGCGCGAGGACCGGGCGCTCGGCATGGTCCGCACGGAGGTGCTCTGCTCCGCCTGCCACAGCCACCTGGGCCACGTGTTCGAGGGCGAGGGGTACGCGACGCCCACCGATCAGCGCTACTGCATCAACTCGATCAGTTTGCGTCTGGTCGAGAAGCCCTCGGTCTAG
- a CDS encoding TIGR04222 domain-containing membrane protein, producing the protein MTDAVFALVLGVLLLGAVVVGARLKRVAGTPPRRAPTFEEVGYLAGGPVRAAEVALASLVAQNRARVSGGRAAAVGTPEEREEPTALAAELLGALGDRPRGLDELLLGAASSAPARAIGRELVRGGLLVPPRARLRRAALSVVPLVVPAALSAFRLGAVGVVGLALTGVAAVVLLLGAPPVLTRAGSRALADATAGLAPVDAAELAARFGLASAVRGSVREAPGEQPVTRAETAVFDGERAEPIGEPETSQVRLPRRGRPVEVEPLRWQRGSGLLAAGGWFVGGWLAAEWVEDWDGDFGGDAG; encoded by the coding sequence ATGACCGACGCGGTGTTCGCCCTGGTGCTCGGCGTCCTGCTCCTCGGCGCGGTGGTGGTCGGCGCGCGGCTCAAGCGGGTCGCCGGGACACCGCCGCGCCGGGCGCCGACCTTCGAAGAGGTCGGGTACCTGGCCGGAGGGCCGGTGCGGGCGGCCGAGGTGGCGCTGGCCTCGCTGGTGGCGCAGAACCGGGCGCGGGTGTCCGGTGGGCGCGCGGCGGCGGTCGGCACGCCCGAGGAGCGGGAGGAGCCGACCGCGCTGGCGGCGGAGCTGCTGGGCGCGCTCGGCGACCGGCCGCGCGGGCTGGACGAGCTGCTGCTGGGCGCGGCGTCCTCCGCCCCGGCGCGGGCCATCGGGCGGGAGCTGGTGCGCGGCGGGCTGCTCGTGCCGCCGCGCGCCCGGTTGCGGCGGGCCGCCTTGAGCGTGGTCCCGCTGGTCGTCCCGGCGGCGCTCTCGGCGTTCCGGCTGGGCGCGGTCGGGGTCGTCGGGCTGGCGCTGACCGGCGTCGCGGCCGTGGTGCTGCTGCTGGGCGCTCCCCCGGTGCTCACCCGCGCCGGGTCGCGCGCGCTGGCGGACGCCACCGCCGGGCTCGCCCCGGTCGACGCGGCCGAGCTGGCGGCCCGGTTCGGGCTGGCGTCGGCGGTGCGCGGGTCCGTCCGGGAGGCGCCGGGCGAACAGCCGGTGACGCGGGCGGAGACGGCCGTGTTCGACGGCGAGCGGGCGGAACCGATCGGGGAACCCGAGACGTCCCAGGTCCGGCTGCCCAGGCGCGGGCGCCCCGTCGAGGTGGAGCCGCTGCGCTGGCAGCGGGGCAGCGGTCTGCTCGCCGCGGGCGGTTGGTTCGTCGGCGGGTGGCTGGCCGCGGAGTGGGTGGAGGACTGGGATGGCGACTTCGGCGGCGACGCGGGCTGA
- a CDS encoding DUF6319 family protein, with product MEVPMAKAKQSLSPEDLDHLRAELDAGRQPPVWFTASAVGMEAGKSAKVLALTDPPEGDFIQVRPTGARDELSFSPAELTLEKPAPRKKEPAPPPPPPVATPAAETSVEPTPVEHIYTPEPPPKPKPAAKPAPKKPARGVEVTVTLNSTADGEWTVDVQSGSKRTLRAAPISAALVAQAARSLLPEVHEAVEGVLAAAREKHLARVEQLRSELEAAQRALDELSE from the coding sequence GTGGAGGTGCCGATGGCCAAGGCCAAGCAGAGTCTGTCCCCCGAGGACCTCGACCACCTGCGGGCTGAACTCGACGCGGGTCGGCAGCCCCCGGTGTGGTTCACCGCCTCGGCGGTGGGGATGGAGGCGGGCAAGTCGGCCAAGGTGCTGGCGCTCACCGACCCGCCGGAGGGCGATTTCATCCAGGTCCGCCCGACCGGGGCCAGGGACGAGCTGTCCTTCTCCCCGGCCGAGCTGACCCTGGAGAAGCCCGCCCCCCGCAAGAAGGAGCCCGCCCCGCCCCCGCCGCCCCCCGTCGCCACCCCGGCGGCGGAGACGTCGGTGGAGCCGACCCCGGTCGAGCACATCTACACGCCCGAACCGCCCCCGAAGCCCAAGCCCGCCGCGAAGCCCGCGCCGAAGAAGCCCGCCAGGGGCGTCGAGGTGACGGTCACGCTCAACTCCACCGCCGACGGCGAGTGGACCGTGGACGTGCAGAGCGGCAGCAAGCGCACCCTGCGCGCGGCGCCCATCTCCGCCGCGCTGGTCGCCCAGGCGGCCCGGTCGCTGCTGCCCGAGGTGCACGAGGCGGTCGAGGGCGTGCTCGCGGCGGCGCGGGAGAAGCACCTCGCCCGCGTCGAGCAGCTGCGGTCCGAGCTGGAGGCGGCTCAGCGGGCGCTGGACGAGCTGTCCGAGTGA
- a CDS encoding TIGR04222 domain-containing membrane protein, which produces MRPWGLSGPEFLELYWIALGVALALAVLTRWWLRGTRGADPAAALTLPELAYLVGGPLRAAEVATAALLDAGALRPGRNRTVSRVKGARPGNPVEAAVLADAARYERRTLPLLLTSVADGPAVREVERRLVLAGLLISPERARKWLRIGVLPMLLVALVGVVRWVNGVRIDAPVGWLTLQLLLTAVLVFVLGTRFLPRRTARGVALVADARTRGLVGGWGAFGPTSPAVEAVLFHGFSAHPDAEVRNAVRPTARSRSWASSGGGTAGVAYYGGFDGGSGSSGGGDGGGGGGCGGGGGGGCGGGGSS; this is translated from the coding sequence ATGCGTCCGTGGGGGCTTTCGGGCCCGGAGTTCTTGGAGCTGTACTGGATCGCGCTGGGCGTCGCGCTGGCGCTGGCGGTCCTGACGAGGTGGTGGCTGCGGGGGACGCGGGGAGCGGACCCCGCAGCCGCGCTCACGCTGCCCGAGCTGGCCTACCTGGTCGGCGGCCCGCTGCGGGCGGCCGAGGTGGCCACGGCGGCGCTGCTCGACGCGGGCGCGCTGCGACCGGGCCGGAACCGGACGGTGAGCCGGGTCAAGGGCGCCAGGCCGGGCAACCCGGTGGAGGCCGCCGTGCTCGCCGACGCGGCCCGCTACGAGCGGCGCACCCTTCCGCTGCTGCTCACGTCCGTCGCGGACGGCCCCGCCGTGCGGGAGGTGGAGCGGCGGCTGGTCCTGGCCGGGCTGCTCATCTCCCCCGAGCGGGCGAGGAAGTGGTTGCGGATCGGCGTGCTGCCGATGCTGCTGGTCGCGCTCGTGGGGGTCGTGCGCTGGGTCAACGGGGTGCGGATCGACGCCCCCGTCGGCTGGCTGACCCTCCAGCTGCTGCTCACCGCCGTGCTGGTGTTCGTGCTGGGCACGAGGTTCCTGCCGAGGAGGACCGCGCGGGGCGTCGCGCTCGTCGCGGACGCGCGCACCAGGGGCCTGGTCGGCGGCTGGGGCGCGTTCGGGCCGACGTCGCCCGCCGTGGAGGCGGTGCTGTTCCACGGGTTCTCGGCGCACCCGGACGCGGAGGTGCGCAACGCGGTCCGGCCGACGGCGCGCTCGCGCAGCTGGGCGTCCAGCGGTGGCGGCACGGCGGGCGTGGCCTACTACGGCGGGTTCGACGGCGGCTCCGGCAGCTCCGGGGGCGGGGACGGCGGCGGGGGTGGAGGCTGCGGCGGCGGGGGCGGTGGTGGCTGCGGTGGCGGCGGGAGCAGCTGA
- a CDS encoding acyl-CoA dehydrogenase family protein: MDFALDEEQTQVRDWVREFVRREITPLEPEVLRRERAGQPGLTGDELAELQAKARASGFFGVLTPQEYGGMGLGAVMAALLETELGRSFVPFRFGGYADNILFHGNEEQKERYLLPTISGERVSCFAITEPGAGSDAKAIRTSARRDGDDWVISGEKTFITGGHEADFTMVFAVTDRERGADGGVTCFLVDRDMGWRSEPISTMGQWGPAALVFDEVRVPSENVLGEVGGGFRLAMQWIGQGRYLLPARALGSCERLVEMAVEQARNRVTFGKPIAEYQAIQWMIADSAVEVEALRWLVLHAAWLVDQGVDSRHAQSIAKLYGGVKANEIVDRVLQIHGGMGYTRELPVERWYRELRLLRIYEGTDEIQRRTIARNLLKGHAKVTGSLG, translated from the coding sequence ATGGACTTCGCGCTCGACGAGGAGCAGACGCAGGTCCGGGACTGGGTCCGGGAGTTCGTGCGCCGGGAGATCACGCCGCTGGAGCCGGAGGTGCTGCGGCGCGAGCGGGCAGGGCAGCCGGGGCTCACCGGCGACGAGCTGGCCGAGCTCCAGGCCAAGGCCCGCGCGTCGGGGTTCTTCGGCGTGCTCACGCCGCAGGAGTACGGCGGGATGGGGCTGGGCGCGGTGATGGCGGCGCTGCTGGAGACCGAGCTGGGGCGCTCGTTCGTGCCGTTCCGGTTCGGCGGCTACGCCGACAACATCCTGTTCCACGGCAACGAGGAGCAGAAGGAGCGCTACCTGCTGCCGACCATCTCCGGCGAGCGGGTGTCGTGCTTCGCGATCACCGAGCCGGGCGCGGGGTCGGACGCGAAGGCGATCCGCACGTCCGCGCGCCGCGACGGCGACGACTGGGTGATCAGCGGCGAGAAGACGTTCATCACCGGCGGGCACGAGGCGGACTTCACCATGGTGTTCGCGGTGACCGACCGGGAGAGGGGCGCCGACGGCGGCGTCACCTGCTTCCTGGTGGACCGGGACATGGGGTGGCGCTCGGAGCCGATCTCCACGATGGGCCAGTGGGGTCCGGCGGCGCTGGTGTTCGACGAGGTGCGGGTGCCGTCGGAGAACGTGCTGGGCGAGGTCGGCGGCGGGTTCCGGCTGGCCATGCAGTGGATCGGGCAGGGGCGGTACCTGCTGCCCGCGCGGGCGCTCGGGTCGTGCGAGCGGCTGGTGGAGATGGCGGTCGAGCAGGCCAGGAACCGGGTCACGTTCGGCAAGCCCATCGCCGAGTACCAGGCGATCCAGTGGATGATCGCCGACTCCGCGGTGGAGGTGGAGGCGCTGCGGTGGCTGGTGCTGCACGCGGCGTGGCTGGTCGACCAGGGCGTGGACTCGCGGCACGCGCAGTCGATCGCGAAGCTGTACGGCGGGGTGAAGGCGAACGAGATCGTGGACCGGGTGCTCCAGATCCACGGCGGCATGGGCTACACGCGGGAGCTGCCGGTGGAGCGGTGGTACCGGGAGCTGCGGCTGCTGCGGATCTACGAGGGCACGGACGAGATCCAGCGGCGCACGATCGCGCGGAACCTGCTGAAGGGGCACGCGAAGGTCACCGGCTCGCTGGGGTGA
- a CDS encoding alpha/beta hydrolase, giving the protein MPRRRHAALFLVALSALAACSAGPSTRPVIAVRGGGDGQAPPTAASGTRELPGLEDFGGRIDWSDCTTVTRTRMAAGEPTGGLTYDCARMSARLDAPSRPGRGSLQVELLKVGSGKSALVVLGDPDGDPGTVLAARMAAALPAELLRTFTLIGMDRRGTGSSDGVQCVPGPARLGIVESDPAALSQERLLEHVGRASQECVLDMENQLTALDSWRTAADLEQLRGELKLGHLNAIGVGDGSKVLTTYAARYPSAVGRFVLDGAPDPTLDVMGVAEAKAVAAQEAFAAFAADCAVRRCALGSDAEKRFTALLEGLRATPLRDPAGIDVTAGTATRAVLVGLAERGRWAELADALVAAEGGDGAPLARFVAPLVGGTEADPPRLDAGIVTTCNDTSSRVPPERVAALAEDWGAKHPLFGAWHARQLLVCGPFPVPQLDKAPKLEQTPPVLVVSTNADPVTPKAGTERVAQSLPGGVLVSWQGGGHGALVNSACAAGFAKDFLVDGKVPSDNTVCPP; this is encoded by the coding sequence GTGCCGCGTCGGCGTCACGCCGCCCTGTTCCTGGTGGCACTGAGCGCGCTGGCGGCGTGCAGCGCGGGCCCGTCGACGCGGCCGGTGATCGCCGTGCGTGGCGGCGGGGACGGGCAGGCGCCGCCCACCGCGGCGTCCGGGACGCGGGAGCTGCCCGGCCTGGAGGACTTCGGCGGCCGGATCGACTGGTCCGACTGCACCACCGTGACCAGGACCCGGATGGCCGCCGGGGAGCCCACCGGCGGGCTGACCTACGACTGCGCGCGGATGAGCGCCCGGCTGGACGCGCCCAGCCGCCCCGGTCGCGGGTCGTTGCAGGTGGAGCTGCTGAAGGTGGGGTCGGGCAAGAGCGCGCTGGTCGTGCTCGGCGACCCGGACGGCGATCCCGGCACGGTGCTGGCGGCCCGGATGGCCGCCGCGCTGCCCGCCGAGCTGCTGCGGACGTTCACGCTGATCGGGATGGACCGCCGGGGCACCGGCAGCTCGGACGGCGTGCAGTGCGTCCCTGGGCCCGCGCGGCTGGGGATCGTCGAGTCGGACCCGGCGGCGCTCTCGCAGGAGCGGCTGCTGGAGCACGTCGGGCGGGCCAGCCAGGAGTGCGTGCTGGACATGGAGAACCAGCTGACCGCGCTGGACAGCTGGCGCACGGCCGCCGACCTGGAGCAGCTGCGCGGCGAGCTCAAGCTGGGTCACCTGAACGCGATCGGGGTCGGCGACGGCTCGAAGGTGCTGACCACCTACGCGGCGCGGTACCCGTCGGCGGTGGGGCGGTTCGTGCTGGACGGGGCGCCCGACCCGACGCTGGACGTGATGGGCGTGGCCGAGGCGAAGGCGGTGGCGGCGCAGGAGGCGTTCGCGGCGTTCGCGGCGGACTGCGCGGTGCGCCGGTGCGCGCTCGGGTCGGACGCGGAGAAGCGGTTCACCGCGCTGCTGGAAGGGCTGCGGGCCACGCCGCTGCGGGACCCGGCCGGGATCGACGTGACGGCGGGCACCGCGACCAGGGCGGTGCTGGTCGGGCTGGCCGAGCGCGGGCGCTGGGCGGAGCTGGCCGACGCGCTGGTGGCCGCCGAGGGCGGGGACGGGGCGCCGCTGGCGCGGTTCGTCGCCCCTCTGGTGGGCGGCACCGAGGCGGACCCGCCCCGGCTGGACGCGGGCATCGTGACGACCTGCAACGACACCTCCTCGCGGGTGCCACCCGAGCGGGTGGCGGCGCTGGCGGAGGACTGGGGGGCGAAGCACCCGCTGTTCGGGGCGTGGCACGCGCGGCAGCTGCTGGTGTGCGGGCCGTTCCCGGTGCCGCAGCTGGACAAGGCGCCGAAGCTGGAGCAGACGCCGCCGGTGCTCGTGGTGAGCACGAACGCCGACCCGGTGACGCCGAAGGCGGGGACCGAGCGGGTGGCCCAGTCGCTGCCCGGCGGGGTGCTGGTCAGCTGGCAGGGCGGTGGGCACGGGGCGCTGGTGAACTCGGCCTGCGCGGCGGGGTTCGCGAAGGACTTCCTGGTCGACGGGAAGGTGCCGTCGGACAACACCGTGTGCCCGCCGTGA
- the ligD gene encoding non-homologous end-joining DNA ligase yields the protein MAQALELTVGERVVRVSNPDKVYFPERGITKRQVVEYYLAVAEPLLAVLRDRPTTLKRFVDGVAGEAFYQKRVPKGAPEWVRTVGVRFPSGRPAEQVRPTEAAVLAWAANLGTLDFHPWPVRAGDTDHPDELRVDLDPQPGTGFREAVEVAGVLREVLGELGMTGYPKTSGGRGVHVAVRIRPEWDFVDVRHAVIALGREVERRAPDLATTSWWKEERGRKVFLDFNQAARDRTIASAWSVRGTPGATVSTPVTWESLGEADPVAFDVRTVPDYLRDVGDPHAGLDGEAFGIEELLGWYANDPRGELPYPPDYPKMPGEPPRVQPSRKRG from the coding sequence GTGGCCCAGGCTCTGGAACTCACCGTCGGCGAGCGCGTGGTGCGGGTGTCCAACCCGGACAAGGTCTACTTCCCCGAGCGGGGCATCACGAAGCGGCAGGTGGTCGAGTACTACCTGGCCGTCGCGGAACCGCTGCTCGCGGTGCTGCGCGACCGGCCGACGACGTTGAAGCGGTTCGTCGACGGGGTGGCGGGGGAGGCGTTCTACCAGAAGCGGGTGCCGAAGGGCGCGCCCGAGTGGGTGCGGACGGTCGGCGTGCGCTTCCCGTCCGGCAGGCCCGCCGAGCAGGTCAGGCCGACCGAGGCGGCGGTGCTGGCGTGGGCGGCGAACCTGGGCACGCTCGACTTCCACCCGTGGCCCGTGCGAGCCGGCGACACCGACCACCCGGACGAGCTGCGCGTGGACCTGGACCCGCAGCCGGGCACCGGGTTCCGCGAGGCGGTGGAGGTGGCGGGGGTGCTGCGGGAGGTGCTGGGGGAGCTGGGGATGACCGGGTACCCGAAGACCTCCGGTGGGCGCGGGGTGCACGTGGCGGTCCGGATCAGGCCGGAGTGGGACTTCGTGGACGTGCGGCACGCGGTGATCGCGCTGGGCCGCGAGGTCGAGCGGAGGGCCCCGGACCTGGCGACCACGTCGTGGTGGAAGGAGGAGCGCGGCCGGAAGGTGTTCCTGGACTTCAACCAGGCGGCGCGGGACCGGACGATCGCGTCCGCGTGGTCGGTGCGGGGAACGCCGGGCGCGACCGTGTCGACGCCGGTGACGTGGGAGTCGCTGGGCGAGGCGGACCCGGTGGCGTTCGACGTGCGCACGGTGCCGGACTACCTGCGGGACGTGGGCGACCCGCACGCCGGGCTGGACGGGGAGGCGTTCGGGATCGAGGAGCTGCTGGGCTGGTACGCGAACGACCCGAGGGGCGAGCTGCCATACCCGCCGGACTACCCGAAGATGCCGGGGGAGCCGCCTCGGGTGCAGCCGTCGCGGAAGCGGGGCTAG
- a CDS encoding GntR family transcriptional regulator, protein MTPPIPLGLTGQTVDALREIVLSGEVSAGQRVNEVELAARLGISRGPVREAIRQLASEGLLVLVPNRGAYVPVADATEVTLLFELRTALECAAAGLAAARRSEADVTAMRAVCAESRRSHRAGERFPHRLDLAFHNALLDAAASPRIAEQVRLVQQRVVLLRSALRDDPPHQTASLDDHEALVDAVEAGDGARAAEVMRAHLERVRVQLVAEVGAGPRS, encoded by the coding sequence GTGACACCGCCGATCCCGCTGGGGCTGACCGGGCAGACCGTGGACGCCCTGCGCGAGATCGTCCTGTCGGGCGAGGTGTCCGCAGGTCAGCGGGTCAACGAGGTCGAGCTGGCGGCGAGGCTGGGCATCAGCCGGGGGCCGGTGCGCGAGGCGATCCGGCAGCTGGCGTCCGAGGGGCTGCTGGTGCTCGTCCCCAACCGGGGCGCGTACGTGCCCGTCGCCGACGCCACCGAGGTCACCCTGCTGTTCGAGCTGCGCACGGCGCTGGAGTGCGCCGCCGCCGGGCTCGCCGCGGCCCGGCGCTCCGAGGCGGACGTGACCGCGATGCGCGCCGTGTGCGCCGAGTCCCGGCGCAGCCACCGGGCGGGCGAGCGGTTCCCGCACCGGCTGGACCTGGCCTTCCACAACGCCCTGCTCGACGCCGCCGCCAGCCCCCGGATCGCCGAGCAGGTGCGGCTGGTCCAGCAGCGGGTGGTGCTGCTGCGCAGCGCGCTGCGCGACGACCCGCCGCACCAGACCGCGTCGCTGGACGACCACGAGGCGCTGGTCGACGCGGTCGAGGCCGGCGACGGCGCGCGGGCCGCCGAGGTCATGCGGGCGCACCTGGAGCGGGTGCGGGTGCAGCTGGTCGCCGAGGTCGGGGCCGGGCCCCGGAGCTGA
- a CDS encoding asparaginase, with protein sequence MAHELVAEVWRGDFLESVHHGSVVALAPSGTAVLSVGSPDEVCYPRSSNKPVQALAMLRNGLDLDRELLALACASHSGEDFHVDGVQRILSGAGLGFDDLRCTPGLPIGERALVAHHALGRGAEPKYMNCSGKHAAMLATCVANGWSTADYLDPAHPLQTAIATTLAELAGEPVGAVGVDGCGAPLLGIGLTGLARAFGAIAAAEPGTPEHRVATAMGGHPEWVGGTGRDVTALMRAIPGSVAKDGAEGVYAIGLPDGSAAACKIADGSSRARTVVLAAALRALGVDVPRELASVPVLGHGEPVGAIRPAFAPVPA encoded by the coding sequence ATGGCGCACGAGCTGGTCGCCGAGGTGTGGCGCGGCGATTTCCTGGAGTCGGTGCACCACGGCTCGGTCGTCGCCCTGGCCCCGTCCGGGACGGCGGTGCTCTCGGTCGGCTCGCCCGACGAGGTCTGCTACCCCCGGTCCTCGAACAAGCCGGTCCAGGCGCTCGCGATGCTGCGCAACGGCCTCGACCTGGACCGCGAGCTGCTCGCGCTGGCCTGCGCCAGCCACTCCGGCGAGGACTTCCACGTCGACGGCGTGCAGCGGATCCTGTCGGGCGCGGGCCTCGGGTTCGACGACCTGCGCTGCACGCCCGGCCTGCCGATCGGCGAGCGCGCCCTGGTCGCGCACCACGCGCTGGGCCGGGGCGCCGAGCCGAAGTACATGAACTGCTCGGGCAAGCACGCGGCGATGCTGGCGACCTGCGTGGCCAACGGGTGGTCCACCGCCGACTACCTCGACCCGGCCCACCCGCTGCAGACCGCGATCGCCACGACCCTCGCGGAGCTGGCGGGCGAGCCGGTGGGCGCGGTCGGCGTCGACGGGTGCGGCGCGCCGCTGCTCGGGATCGGCCTCACCGGGCTGGCCAGGGCGTTCGGCGCGATCGCCGCCGCAGAGCCGGGCACGCCGGAGCACCGGGTCGCGACCGCCATGGGCGGCCACCCGGAGTGGGTCGGCGGCACCGGGCGGGACGTGACGGCGCTGATGCGCGCGATCCCCGGCTCGGTCGCCAAGGACGGCGCGGAGGGCGTGTACGCGATCGGGCTGCCGGACGGCTCGGCGGCGGCCTGCAAGATCGCCGACGGGTCCAGCCGGGCCAGGACCGTGGTGCTGGCGGCGGCGCTGCGCGCGCTGGGCGTGGACGTGCCGCGGGAGCTGGCCTCCGTCCCGGTGCTCGGGCACGGCGAGCCGGTGGGCGCGATCCGCCCGGCCTTCGCCCCCGTCCCGGCCTGA
- a CDS encoding TIGR04222 domain-containing membrane protein — MATSAATRADGLTTEQLACLAGGPRRVVEVAVLALVRAGAVRVGRNGVVSAVSGASPRTGAQAAVLAHLGQHLGNVVEKASDSIGARAVRDELLALGLLRSPAFQERLRAARVVLVMLACLLAASLVVLPEHFVAKLALLVALLLVRYGLGFWKGMVNGRGRAVLRDAPSAIAGRVDWSERVIALVGLQGGFQGRPAHEFTVVPESAVRTMRRPRNAAKVGAATGGGAYYGGGDGGVHHADSGWSGSGWSDRSDGGGADSSGWGSDGGSDSGSDSGSGCGGGCGGGGD; from the coding sequence ATGGCGACTTCGGCGGCGACGCGGGCTGACGGGCTCACCACCGAGCAGCTGGCCTGCCTGGCCGGTGGGCCTCGGCGGGTCGTGGAGGTGGCGGTGCTCGCGCTGGTGCGGGCGGGCGCGGTGCGGGTCGGGCGGAACGGCGTGGTCAGCGCGGTGAGCGGGGCGTCCCCGCGCACCGGGGCGCAGGCGGCGGTGCTCGCGCACCTCGGGCAGCACCTGGGCAACGTGGTGGAGAAGGCCTCGGACAGCATCGGGGCCCGCGCGGTGCGCGACGAGCTGCTGGCCCTCGGGCTGCTGCGCTCCCCCGCGTTCCAGGAGCGGCTGCGCGCGGCCCGCGTGGTGCTGGTGATGCTGGCCTGCCTGCTCGCGGCCTCGCTCGTGGTGCTGCCCGAGCACTTCGTCGCGAAGCTGGCGCTGCTGGTGGCGCTGCTGCTGGTGCGGTACGGCCTCGGGTTCTGGAAGGGCATGGTCAACGGCCGGGGCCGCGCGGTGCTGCGGGACGCGCCGTCGGCGATCGCCGGGCGGGTCGACTGGTCGGAGCGGGTGATCGCGCTCGTGGGGTTGCAGGGCGGGTTCCAGGGGCGGCCCGCGCACGAGTTCACCGTGGTGCCGGAGAGCGCGGTGCGCACGATGCGCAGGCCGCGCAACGCGGCGAAGGTCGGGGCGGCGACCGGGGGTGGCGCGTACTACGGCGGCGGCGACGGCGGCGTGCACCACGCGGACAGCGGGTGGTCCGGCAGCGGGTGGAGCGACCGGAGCGACGGCGGCGGCGCGGACTCGTCGGGCTGGGGCTCCGATGGCGGCTCGGACTCCGGTTCCGACAGCGGCTCCGGGTGCGGTGGCGGCTGTGGTGGCGGCGGCGACTGA
- a CDS encoding acyl-CoA dehydrogenase family protein: protein MDLSLSAEHRQLREVAREFTADRITPHAARWDRDESIDRDLVPALGKIGFLGIGVPEEHGGSGGDHLAYCLVLEELAAGDSAVRGIVSVSLGLVAKTIARAGADAQRERWLPGLCSGALLGCFALTEPDTGSDAGSLAASATRVAGGWRLSGRKVFITNGTWADVALVFARTGGPGPRGVTAFLVPTDSPGFTAREIRGKLGMRGQATAELLLDDVPVPDDALLGEEGGGFALAMAALDRGRMSVAAGCVGAARGSLEAALRYAREREQFGRPIAGFQLVQELLADMAVETDAARLLTWRCADLADRGEPFRTEASMAKLYASEASVRVADRAVQVLGGYGYLDDHPVAKHLRDTRVTTLYEGTSQIQRLLIGRALTGVSAFT, encoded by the coding sequence GTGGACCTGAGCCTGTCCGCCGAGCACCGGCAGCTGCGCGAGGTGGCCAGGGAGTTCACCGCCGACCGGATCACCCCGCACGCCGCCCGCTGGGACCGCGACGAGTCCATCGACCGCGACCTGGTCCCCGCGCTGGGCAAGATCGGGTTCCTGGGCATCGGCGTCCCCGAGGAGCACGGCGGCAGCGGCGGCGACCACCTCGCGTACTGCCTGGTCCTGGAGGAGCTGGCGGCGGGCGACTCGGCGGTGCGCGGCATCGTGTCGGTGTCGCTGGGCCTGGTCGCGAAGACCATCGCGCGGGCGGGCGCGGACGCGCAGCGCGAGCGCTGGCTGCCGGGGCTGTGCTCCGGCGCGCTGCTGGGCTGCTTCGCGCTCACCGAACCGGACACCGGCTCGGACGCGGGCTCGCTCGCCGCGTCGGCCACGCGCGTCGCGGGCGGCTGGCGGCTGAGCGGCCGGAAGGTCTTCATCACCAACGGCACCTGGGCGGACGTGGCGCTGGTCTTCGCCCGCACCGGCGGCCCCGGCCCGCGCGGTGTCACCGCGTTCCTGGTCCCCACCGACTCCCCCGGCTTCACCGCGCGCGAGATCCGGGGCAAACTCGGGATGCGCGGCCAGGCCACCGCCGAGCTGCTGCTCGACGACGTCCCCGTGCCCGACGACGCGCTGCTCGGCGAGGAGGGCGGCGGCTTCGCGCTGGCGATGGCCGCGCTCGACCGGGGCCGCATGTCGGTGGCCGCCGGGTGCGTCGGCGCGGCGCGGGGCTCGCTGGAGGCGGCGCTGCGGTACGCGCGGGAGCGCGAGCAGTTCGGCAGGCCCATCGCCGGGTTCCAGCTGGTGCAGGAGCTGCTGGCGGACATGGCCGTGGAGACCGACGCCGCCCGGCTGCTGACCTGGCGCTGCGCGGACCTGGCCGACCGGGGCGAGCCGTTCCGCACCGAGGCGTCCATGGCGAAGCTGTACGCGAGCGAGGCGTCGGTGCGGGTGGCCGACCGGGCGGTGCAGGTGCTGGGCGGGTACGGCTACCTCGACGACCACCCGGTGGCCAAGCACCTGCGGGACACCAGGGTCACCACGCTGTACGAGGGCACCAGCCAGATCCAGAGGCTGCTGATCGGCAGGGCGCTGACCGGGGTCAGCGCGTTCACCTGA